The Thioalkalivibrio sulfidiphilus HL-EbGr7 genome includes the window AAGGCCGTGTTGGCGGAGATGATGCGGTTGCCCGCATCGGTGATGAAGATGCCCTCGTTGCTGTCCTCGAACACCCGGGCATTGAGGCGCATGGATTCCTCCAGACGCTTGCGCGCGGTGACATTCATGGCCAGCCAGATAACCGCGGGGCGGTCGAAGACCCTGGCCCCCATGGCCATGACACGCCCTTCGAACCACAGGGTTCCATCGGGACCTCCCTTGGGCGGGATACTGATCTGCTCGGCGCTCAGGGCATATTCCAGGGTCTGAAGGCTCGAGGTCTCCAGGGCCTTGTGCACCACCGACAGGAAGCGGTCCGCCAGCTCCAGCGGCAGTACCTCGTGCAGGCGCTTGCCGATCAGCGCCTGCCCCCGGTGGTACAGCTGGCTGTCCAGGCCGCCGAAGACATCCCGGTACTGCCCCTGGTCGTCGATGATGAAACCGATGTCCGGCAGTGCCCGGATGATGGCGTTGAGCCGCTCATGGCTGTCGAGCAGCTGGTTGGCCAGCCGCTTGCGGTCATCGATGTCGGAAACCGTCGCCAGTATCGCCGGCCCGTCCTCCCACGCCATGGCGCTCAGGTTGATGCGCACGTAGCTGTGCCCCGCATCACCGGTGCGGATGCGAAGCTCCGTCTCCAGCGGTCCGGGGCGGGCAGGATCGGCGATCACCCTGGACATGAGTCTGGCGAGCTGATCGCGGTCCTCGGCGACCAGGAAGTCACTCAGCTGATGAGACAGCAGTAATTCTTCGTCATGGCCGAAGATGTCCCTGAAGCGGGGATTCACATAACGCAGCCAGCCGTCCTGGACGATGCACGCGCCGTCGCTCAGGTTCTCCATCAGCGCCCGGTACTTGACCTCCGACTGGCGCAGGCGCTGTCCCTGGAGGCTCAGATACCAGGCCAGCGCGCCCGTGAGCAGCGTGATCAGCCAGATCAGACCCCAGAGACCGCCGACGGGCGTCACCGCCGGCCAGCCGCCACTGGGTTCGGCGGCCAGTTCCCACTCGCCCCCCAGCATGGTCACCGTCTGGCGCAGGCTGTCACGGCGAAACAGCGCCGGATCGCCGTAGAAGGTCTCACCCCGAGCGCCCAGGCCGTCCCGCCCGCGGATGGCGATGTCCATGCTGCGCTCGAAGTAACCCAGCCCGGCCGCCTCGTACAGGCGCTGCATGTCCACGGGAATGGAGACCAGTCCCCAGTAGCGGTCGTCCTCGGTCCCGGCCACGTGGGCAGGCACGAAGATGGGCGTGCGGATGATCAGGCGCAGGCCACCCTGCACCAGCTCCCAGGGACCGGCGAGCACCGTCGAGCGGCGCTCCATCATGTCCAGCACCGAACCGGACTGCTCCGGGTGGCTCATGAGGTCCAGGCCCAGGGCCGCACGATTGCCTTCCAGGGGATGGAGATAGCGGATGACGTTGTCGGGCGCAGCGGTGAAGTGGCTGATCAGCCCCGGCCTGCGTTCCATGAGCATGGCGGCGATGGCGTCGAACTCGGTCTCGCCCAGGTCCGGGTTGAACATGATGTAGGTGACCAGACCGTCGGTGACGTGGATCACCGCATTGAGCTCGGATTCCAGCCGGGCCCGGAGATTGCCCAGTTGCCCCACCAGCTCGGCGCGGGTCTCGTCCTGAACCCGCTGCTTCCAGACCTGCAGCAGGCTGAAAAGCACGAGCAGCATCAGGCCGCCCGCAAGGCAACCCGCCAGCAGGGGCCAGCGCGAGATCTTCAACGGCATGGCTCGGAGTGACACAGGGACATGGGGCCGG containing:
- a CDS encoding sensor domain-containing diguanylate cyclase; protein product: MPLKISRWPLLAGCLAGGLMLLVLFSLLQVWKQRVQDETRAELVGQLGNLRARLESELNAVIHVTDGLVTYIMFNPDLGETEFDAIAAMLMERRPGLISHFTAAPDNVIRYLHPLEGNRAALGLDLMSHPEQSGSVLDMMERRSTVLAGPWELVQGGLRLIIRTPIFVPAHVAGTEDDRYWGLVSIPVDMQRLYEAAGLGYFERSMDIAIRGRDGLGARGETFYGDPALFRRDSLRQTVTMLGGEWELAAEPSGGWPAVTPVGGLWGLIWLITLLTGALAWYLSLQGQRLRQSEVKYRALMENLSDGACIVQDGWLRYVNPRFRDIFGHDEELLLSHQLSDFLVAEDRDQLARLMSRVIADPARPGPLETELRIRTGDAGHSYVRINLSAMAWEDGPAILATVSDIDDRKRLANQLLDSHERLNAIIRALPDIGFIIDDQGQYRDVFGGLDSQLYHRGQALIGKRLHEVLPLELADRFLSVVHKALETSSLQTLEYALSAEQISIPPKGGPDGTLWFEGRVMAMGARVFDRPAVIWLAMNVTARKRLEESMRLNARVFEDSNEGIFITDAGNRIISANTAFTRITGYEAAEVIGRNPGLLSSGMHDEAFYQSLWEQVLLHGRWEGEIWNRRKDGRVYPQNLSISVVRDGEGRISHHIAIFSDITRRKEAEAQIRHMALHDNLTGLANRTLLRDRLTQAIEQARRDRNSLALLFIDLDDFKPVNDTHGHEAGDRVLKEVAQRLRAAVRRVDTVARMGGDEFVILLQALEQEDMAIQVAEKIIDSLSRPIQLNGQTCLLGASVGIALHPRHGEDHDGLMRAADQALYQAKSAGKNRYQVAGY